One genomic window of Pseudomonas aeruginosa includes the following:
- the mutM gene encoding bifunctional DNA-formamidopyrimidine glycosylase/DNA-(apurinic or apyrimidinic site) lyase produces the protein MPELPEVETTRRGIAPYLEGQRVERVIVRERRLRWPIPEDLDVRLSGQRIVSVERRAKYLLLGAEAGTLISHLGMSGSLRLVESGTPASRHEHVDIELASGMALRYTDPRRFGAMLWSLAPLEHELLRNLGPEPLTDAFAGQRLFELSRGRSMAVKPFIMDNAVVVGVGNIYASEALFAAGIDPRKPAGSISKARYLRLAEEIKRILAIAIERGGTTLRDFVGGDGQPGYFQQELFVYGRGGEFCKVCGSTLREIRLGQRASVYCPRCQR, from the coding sequence GAGCGCGTGATCGTGCGCGAGCGGCGCCTGCGCTGGCCGATTCCCGAAGACCTGGACGTGCGCCTGTCCGGACAACGCATCGTCAGCGTCGAGCGCCGCGCCAAGTACCTGCTGCTGGGCGCCGAGGCCGGTACGCTGATCAGCCACCTGGGCATGTCCGGCAGCCTGAGGCTGGTGGAGAGCGGCACCCCGGCCAGTCGCCACGAGCACGTCGACATCGAGCTGGCCTCGGGCATGGCCCTGCGCTACACCGATCCGCGGCGCTTCGGCGCCATGCTCTGGAGCCTGGCGCCACTGGAACACGAGTTGCTGCGCAACCTCGGCCCGGAACCGCTGACCGACGCTTTCGCCGGCCAGCGTCTGTTCGAGCTGTCGCGCGGGCGGAGCATGGCGGTCAAGCCGTTCATCATGGACAACGCGGTGGTGGTCGGGGTCGGCAACATCTACGCCAGCGAAGCGCTGTTCGCCGCCGGCATCGATCCGCGCAAGCCCGCCGGGAGCATCTCCAAGGCGCGCTACCTGCGCCTGGCGGAGGAGATCAAGCGGATCCTGGCGATCGCCATCGAGCGCGGCGGCACCACCCTGCGCGATTTCGTCGGCGGCGACGGCCAGCCCGGTTACTTCCAGCAGGAATTGTTCGTCTATGGCCGTGGCGGGGAGTTCTGCAAGGTCTGCGGCAGCACCCTGCGCGAGATCCGCCTAGGCCAGCGCGCCAGCGTGTACTGCCCGCGCTGCCAACGCTGA
- a CDS encoding lysophospholipid acyltransferase family protein gives MSGNYLPRNTLVESLGHAMLKLSGWKIEGQLPALDKFVVIGAHHTSNWDFVAFLAAKFVLRLNARWFGKHTLFNGPLGGLMRRWGGIPIQRHLKLNTVDQAIQAFREHREFMLIIAPEGTRKKVDRWRMGFYHIARGAGVPVVPAALDYENRRIVIGEPFWPTGNEDADLCSLIGFYRPFIPKKPHYAFLGD, from the coding sequence ATGTCCGGCAATTACCTGCCTCGCAACACCCTGGTCGAGTCGCTCGGCCATGCCATGCTGAAACTCTCCGGCTGGAAGATCGAGGGCCAATTGCCCGCGCTCGACAAGTTCGTGGTGATCGGCGCCCACCACACCTCGAACTGGGACTTCGTGGCCTTCCTTGCCGCCAAGTTCGTCCTGCGCCTGAACGCCCGCTGGTTCGGCAAGCACACCCTGTTCAACGGCCCGCTGGGCGGCCTGATGCGGCGCTGGGGTGGCATCCCGATCCAGCGCCACCTGAAGCTGAATACCGTGGACCAGGCGATCCAGGCCTTCCGCGAGCACCGCGAGTTCATGCTGATCATCGCTCCGGAAGGCACGCGCAAGAAGGTCGACCGCTGGCGCATGGGCTTCTACCACATCGCCCGTGGCGCCGGCGTACCGGTGGTGCCGGCGGCGCTGGACTACGAAAACCGGCGGATCGTCATCGGCGAACCCTTCTGGCCGACCGGCAACGAGGACGCCGACCTGTGCAGCCTGATCGGCTTCTACCGGCCGTTCATCCCGAAAAAGCCGCACTACGCATTCCTCGGCGATTGA